From Symphalangus syndactylus isolate Jambi chromosome 17, NHGRI_mSymSyn1-v2.1_pri, whole genome shotgun sequence, one genomic window encodes:
- the SIX5 gene encoding homeobox protein SIX5: MATLPAEPSAGPAAGGEAVAAAATEEEEEEARQLLQTLQAAEGEAAAAAGAGAGEAAAGAEGPGSPGVPGSPPEAASEPSTGLRFSPEQVACVCEALLQAGHAGRLSRFLGALPPAERLRGSDPVLRARALVAFQRGEYAELYRLLESRPFPAAHHAFLQDLYLRARYHEAERARGRALGAVDKYRLRKKFPLPKTIWDGEETVYCFKERSRAALKACYRGNRYPTPDEKRRLATLTGLSLTQVSNWFKNRRQRDRTGAGGGAPCKSESDGNPTTEDESSRSPEDLERGAAPVSAEAAAQGSLFLAGTSPPAPCPASSSILVNGSFLAASSSPAVLLNGGPVIINGLALGEASSLGPLLLTGGGGAPPLQPSSQGASEAKTSLVLDPQTGEVRLEEAQSEAPETKGAQVAAPGPVLGEEVPGPLAQVVPGPPPAATFPLPPGPVPAVAAPQVVPLSPPPGYPTGLSPTSPLLNLPQVVPTSQVVTLPQAVGPLQLLAAGPGSPVKVAAAAGPANVHLINSGVGVTALQLPSATSPGNFLLANPVSGSPIVTGVAVQQGKIILTATFPTSMLVSQVLPPAPGLALPLKPETAICVPEGGLPVAPSPALPEAHALGTLSAQQPPPAAATTSSTSLPFSPDSSGLLPNFPAPPPEGLMLSPAAVPVWSAGLELSAGTEGLLEAEKGLGTQAPHTVLRLPDPDPEGLLLGATAGGEVDEGLEAEAKVLTQLQSVPVEEPLEL, from the exons ATGGCTACCTTGCCTGCGGAGCCGAGCGCGGGGCCGGCGGCCGGGGGggaggcggtggcggcggcggcgaccgaagaggaggaggaggaagcgcGCCAGCTCTTGCAGACTTTGCAGGCGGCCGAGGgtgaggcggcggcggcggctggggCCGGGGCGGGCGAAGCGGCTGCGGGAGCTGAGGGCCCGGGATCCCCGGGCGTCCCCGGGTCGCCCCCCGAGGCCGCTTCCGAACCGTCCACAGGCCTCCGCTTCTCGCCCGAGCAGGTGGCGTGCGTCTGCGAGGCGCTGCTCCAGGCGGGCCACGCCGGCCGCTTGAGCCGCTTCCTGGGCGCACTGCCCCCGGCCGAGCGCCTACGTGGCAGCGACCCGGTGCTGCGCGCGCGGGCCCTGGTGGCCTTCCAGCGGGGCGAGTACGCCGAGCTCTACCGGCTACTCGAGAGCCGCCCCTTCCCCGCCGCCCACCACGCCTTTCTGCAGGACCTCTACCTGCGCGCGCGCTACCATGAGGCCGAGCGGGCCCGCGGGCGCGCGCTGGGCGCAGTGGACAAGTATCGACTGCGCAAGAAGTTCCCGCTGCCCAAGACCATCTGGGACGGCGAGGAGACAGTCTACTGCTTCAAGGAGCGCTCCCGCGCAGCCCTCAAGGCCTGTTACCGCGGCAACCGCTACCCCACGCCGGACGAGAAGCGCCGCCTGGCCACACTCACCGGCCTGTCGCTCACGCAGGTCAGCAACTGGTTCAAGAACCGGCGACAGCGCGACCGGACCGGGGCCGGAGGCGGCGCGCCCTGCAAGAG CGAGTCTGATGGGAATCCCACGACTGAGGACGAGTCCAGCCGAAGTCCTGAGGACCTGGAGAGAGGGGCGGCCCCAGTTTCCGCCGAGGCCGCTGCCCAGGGCTCCCTATTCTTGGCAGGGACCAGCCCTCCCgcgccatgcccagcctcctcctccatcCTGGTGAACGGGAGCTTTCTGGCAGCCAGCAGCTCCCCAGCAGTGCTCCTCAACGGGGGCCCCGTCATCATCAACGGCCTGGCCCTGGGCgaggcctccagcctgggcccgcTGCTGCTCACTGGGGGCGGGGGTGCCCCTCCACTGCAGCCCAGCTCTCAGGGGGCCAGCGAGGCCAAGACCTCCCTGGTCCTGGATCCTCAGACAGGGGAGGTGCGGCTGGAGGAGGCTCAGTCGGAGGCCCCTGAGACCAAAGGGGCCCAGGTGGCTGCTCCGGGACCAGTCCTTGGAGAGGAGGTCCCGGGGCCCCTGGCCCAAGTGGTGCCTGGCCCCCCGCCGGCTGCCACCTTTCCTCTGCCCCCGGGGCCAGTGCCTGCTGTGGCTGCCCCACAAGTGGTACCGCTCTCCCCACCCCCCGGGTACCCCACGGGCCTGAGCCCCACCTCCCCACTATTGAACCTGCCCCAGGTAGTGCCTACCTCGCAGGTGGTGACACTGCCCCAGGCTGTGGGGCCCCTGCAGCTGTTGGCAGCCGGGCCAGGCAGCCCTGTGAAGGTGGCAGCTGCAGCAGGCCCTGCCAACGTGCACCTCATCAACTCCGGGGTGGGCGTGACTGCCCTGCAGCTGCCTTCGGCCACTTCCCCAG GAAACTTCCTCCTGGCCAACCCTGTGTCTGGCAGCCCCATCGTGACGGGTGTGGCCGTGCAGCAGGGCAAGATCATCCTCACCGCCACCTTCCCCACCAGCATGCTCGTCTCCCAGGTCCTGCCACCAGCCCCCGGCCTGGCCCTGCCACTGAAGCCAGAGACGGCCATCTGCGTGCCTGAGGGAGGCCTCCCGGTGGCCCCCAGCCCTGCGCTCCCAGAGGCTCACGCCCTAGGCACCCTTTCTGCGCAGCAGCCACCCCCCGCTGCTGCCACTACCTCCAGCACCAGCCTGCCTTTCTCCCCTGACTCCTCTGGCCTCCTGCCCAACTTCCCGGCGCCCCCACCAGAGGGGCTGATGCTGTCACCCGCAGCTGTGCCTGTCTGGTCAGCAGGGCTGGAACTAAGCGCAGGAACAGAAGGGCTGCTGGAGGCGGAAAAGGGGCTGGGGACACAGGCCCCCCACACCGTGCTGAGGCTGCCGGACCCCGACCCCGAGGGGCTGCTTCTGGGGGCCACCGCAGGGGGTGAGGTTGACGAGGGGTTGGAAGCTGAGGCCAAGGTTCTGACCCAGCTCCAGTCAGTTCCTGTGGAGGAGCCCTTGGAACTGTGA